A region of the Atribacterota bacterium genome:
CCTGGTGGGAGGCATTCAATCGGTGATTTTGAGCGACGAAGAAGCTCGAAGAAGGGGTACGCAGAAAGCCATACTGGAAAGAAAAGCCATTCCCACCTTTGATATCGTTGTCGAACTTCGAGATCGCGACACGCTGGGGATTTACCATAATACCGCTCAGGCCGTGGATCTCCTTCTGCGGGGCTATCCACCTCAGATTGAGCTTCGCAAAAAGACCAAGGAGGGAGGCATTCAGGTAGTCAAAGAGGGGATGGTTGCCGAAGGTGAATCAGAGATACCCAAGGAGAAGGTTGCCGAAAAGAGTGTGTTTCCTGAAATTTCGGAAGGTCGCCTGTTGCGCGTATACCTCTTTGCCGTCAGTAAAAACTACATGCAAAGAGCCATTGCTCAGTTGCAGGTTCCCCTTGAAGTGGCCGAAGATCTGAGTAAAGCAGATATGGTGTTGACCTTAAAAAGTCGATACCGAAAACGCGGTGGTAAACTCAAAGAGGCTGAAAATCGGGGAGTGCCGGTGCATGTGGTGCGGAGTAATACCTATAACCAGGTTCTCAAATTTGTTCAGGATTTGTTTGGGTACTCAGAAGCATCACTTGGTTCTCCTGCTGATTCTGGGTTAATTGAAGCCGAACGGGCTGCACGCCATGTTCTGAAGGTTGGCGAACCGATGGAACTTGCTCCGCGGAACGCTTTTGTGCGACGTTTACAGCATAAAATTGCCGAGCGTTATAACCTCTTCTCTCAAAGTATTGGGGAGGAACCATTTCGGCGGGTCATTATCTATCCCCAGAGTTCTAGAGAGAAACATGAATGATTGGCCTGGTTTCTTTGTTACTTTTGAGGGCATAGAGGGAAGCGGAAAGACCTCTCATGCCAATCGTCTTTGGCGTTTCCTCACCGAGCAGGGCATTCACTGTATTTTGACCAGGGAGCCCGGAGGCACTGCTTTAGGGGAAAAATTGAGAGAGATTTTGCTCAACCCTGCTACGGAAAACATTGATGGAGTGACCGAGGTACTCCTTTTTGCTGCTTCTCGGTGTGAACATGTGAGAAAGGTCATTGTACCGGCTTTGCAGGCGGGGAGGGTGGTCATTTGTGTTCGATATGTGGATTCAACTCTGGCATATCAAGGATACGGAAGGAAGATTCCTCTTTCTTTCCTGACCTTCCTGAATGAAGTGGTGGTGGGAAAGGTACTTCCAGAGCTGCCGTTTCTTCTGGATGTGGAACCGGAAGCAGGTATAAAGCGTTCTATTTCTAAGACCTGCAAAGAAGAACTGCGTTTTGAAGAAGAATTTCTTCAGCATGAAGAGCTCTTGGAGGAAATTCGCAAGGGATATTTGGCGATTGCGGCAGACAATCCGGAGCGATTTTGTGTTATTTCCACCACCTGGTTACCTAAGGAGGATGTGTTCGAGTATATTAAAAATGAGTTCTGGAGGAGATTCCAGGAAAGGAGGGTGAAGGCGTGACCCCCACCATACTTTTCATCTGTGTGGTGAAGGACCAGGATTCGAACAAATTGATGGAGTTATTGAGGGAAAAAAGCTTCGCTTTCACCAAACTGGCTTCGACCGGTGGGTTCTTACGGGAGGGAAACACCACCTTTTTAATTGGAGTTGAGGAAACAAAGCGCGAGGAACTTTTACAGTTGATTAAGGACACCTGTGGTCGTCGCGAAGAAATGGTGGAATCGACCATCCCGGTTAACGAACCACTGGGACCTTTTGTCCCCCAGCGGGTGAAGGTGGCCAGGGGAGGGGGAGTGCTCTTCGAGGTCCCCATTCTTTATTATGAGAGGTTTTAGCGTATTATTATGAGCTGGTCTCACATCTATGGGCATGAATGGCAAAAGGATTTCTTTAGAAGGATTTTGCGTACCCGAAAGATTGCGCATGCTTACCTTTTTTTTGGTCCTTCTCAGATAGGAAAGGAAACCTTTGCCCTGGAGTTGGCTAAAGCTCTGCTCTGTCTTACCCCCCAAAATGAGGAGGGTTGTGAACGTTGTCGAAGCTGTGCGCTTTTTGACACTCGGTCCCATCCGGACCTGGTTATCCTTTCTTCTCCAGATTCAATCAAAATCGACCAGGTTCGAGAATTCGTGAAGCTTTTGAGTTTCAAGAGCATTTTATCCCCGTTTCGAGTGGGAGTTGTCACGGATATTGAGCATCTTACGGAGGAAGCCGGTAATTGTCTTCTAAAAACGATTGAAGAACCTCCTCCT
Encoded here:
- a CDS encoding cyclic-di-AMP receptor, producing the protein MTPTILFICVVKDQDSNKLMELLREKSFAFTKLASTGGFLREGNTTFLIGVEETKREELLQLIKDTCGRREEMVESTIPVNEPLGPFVPQRVKVARGGGVLFEVPILYYERF
- a CDS encoding R3H domain-containing nucleic acid-binding protein encodes the protein MSDIIQGGVVDNLEKLFEVLPSYVRKSLEEQENSEDLTEVIMDLGRPPEARFSKSFVVLSDRVVEREDLEYVVQRVGTFTGDNRAGIERTLHRISCIRNRLGEVVGLTLRVGRAVYGTIDIIRDVVTSGKNILLLGPPGVGKTTKLREIARVLSDEFSKRVIVVDTSNEIAGDGDIPHPAIGRARRMQVSSPNRQHDVMIEAVENHMPEVIIVDEIGREEEARACRTIAERGVQLIATAHGNTLENLLLNPTLSDLVGGIQSVILSDEEARRRGTQKAILERKAIPTFDIVVELRDRDTLGIYHNTAQAVDLLLRGYPPQIELRKKTKEGGIQVVKEGMVAEGESEIPKEKVAEKSVFPEISEGRLLRVYLFAVSKNYMQRAIAQLQVPLEVAEDLSKADMVLTLKSRYRKRGGKLKEAENRGVPVHVVRSNTYNQVLKFVQDLFGYSEASLGSPADSGLIEAERAARHVLKVGEPMELAPRNAFVRRLQHKIAERYNLFSQSIGEEPFRRVIIYPQSSREKHE
- the tmk gene encoding dTMP kinase, which codes for MNDWPGFFVTFEGIEGSGKTSHANRLWRFLTEQGIHCILTREPGGTALGEKLREILLNPATENIDGVTEVLLFAASRCEHVRKVIVPALQAGRVVICVRYVDSTLAYQGYGRKIPLSFLTFLNEVVVGKVLPELPFLLDVEPEAGIKRSISKTCKEELRFEEEFLQHEELLEEIRKGYLAIAADNPERFCVISTTWLPKEDVFEYIKNEFWRRFQERRVKA